One segment of Carya illinoinensis cultivar Pawnee chromosome 1, C.illinoinensisPawnee_v1, whole genome shotgun sequence DNA contains the following:
- the LOC122309815 gene encoding serine/threonine-protein kinase BSK3-like: protein MGCESSKLMPCCLNSQVKASVLEVPDIEDEEKSELSHLPRFREFTFDQLKNATSGFAVENIVSEHGEKAPNVVYKGKLENQMRIAVKRFNRMAWPDVRQFLEEARSVGQLRNQRLANLLGCCCENDERLLVAEYMPNETLAKHLFHWETQPMKWAMRLRVVLHLAEALEYCTSKGRALYHDLNAYRILFDEDVNPRLSSFGLMKNSRDGKSYSTNLAFTPPEYLRTGRVTSESVIYSFGTLLLDLISGKHIPPSHALDLIRDRNLQMLTDSCLEQQLSDDDGTELVRLASRCLQYEPRERPNPKSLVAALTPLQKETEVPSHVLMGISHSASVSPLSPLGEACSRRDLTAIHEVLESISYKDDEGVANELSFQMWTNQMQETLNSKKKGDTAFHQKDFRAAIENYTQFVDGGTMISPTVFARRSLSYLMGDMPQEALTDAMQAQIVSPVWHIASYLQSAALAALGMENEAQAALKEGAILEAKRNAPAGHK, encoded by the exons ATGGGTTGTGAGTCCTCCAAACTTATGCCATGTTGCTTGAATTCACAAGTGAAGGCATCGGTTCTTGAAGTGCCTGATATTG AGGATGAGGAGAAGAGCGAGCTTAGCCACTTGCCTAGATTCCGGGAATTCACATTTGATCAACTTAAAAATGCTACTTCAGGATTTGCAGTGGAAAATATTGTATCTGAGCATGGAGAGAAAGCTCCAAATGTCGTTTACAAAGGGAAGCTGGAAAATCAGATGAGAATTGCTGTCAAACGCTTCAATAGGATGGCTTGGCCTGATGTTCGGCAGTTTTTG GAGGAAGCAAGATCTGTTGGTCAGCTCCGCAACCAGAGATTGGCAAATTTACTTGGTTGTTGTTGTGAAAATGATGAACGGTTGCTTGTGGCAGAATATATGCCCAATGAAACTCTGGCAAAACACCTTTTTCATT GGGAAACGCAACCTATGAAATGGGCAATGCGACTAAGGGTTGTTCTACATCTTGCTGAAGCGTTAGAATACTGTACAAGCAAAGGGCGTGCCCTTTATCATGATCTTAATGCTTACAGAATTTTGTTTGATGAG GATGTTAATCCTAGGCTCTCAAGCTTTGGCCTGATGAAAAATAGTAGGGATGGAAAAAGTTATAGCACCAATCTGGCATTCACCCCGCCTGAGTATCTCAGAACTG GGAGAGTCACATCAGAAAGTGTAATATATAGCTTTGGCACTCTTTTGCTTGACCTTATCAGTGGGAAGCATATTCCTCCCAGCCAT GCCCTTGACCTTATTCGGGACAGGAATCTTCAGATGTTGACCGATTCTTGCTTGGAACAACAGTTGTCCGATGATGATGGGACTGAGTTGGTACGTTTGGCTTCCCGATGTTTGCAGTATGAACCTCGAGAACGGCCAAATCCAAAGTCACTAGTGGCTGCTTTGACTCCACTTCAGAAGGAAACAGAG GTTCCTTCTCATGTGTTGATGGGTATTTCACATAGTGCTTCAGTCTCTCCCCTGTCTCCACTTGGTGAGGCATGCTCAAGAAGGGACTTGACTGCCATACATGAGGTCTTGGAAAGTATTAGCTACAAAGATGACGAAGGAGTGGCAAATGAG CTCTCTTTTCAAATGTGGACCAACCAAATGCAGGAAACTTTGAATTCAAAGAAAAAGGGTGATACTGCTTTTCATCAGAAAGATTTTAGAGCCGCAATTGAGAATTATACACAG TTTGTTGATGGTGGAACCATGATTTCTCCAACAGTTTTTGCACGCCGTAGtttatcttatctcatgggtGACATGCCTCAAGAAGCTCTGACTGATGCAATGCAAGCTCAGATCGTTTCCCCCGTATGGCACATTGCTTCTTATCTCCAGTCTGCTGCTCTTGCTGCACTTGGAATGGAGAATGAAGCGCAAGCAGCTCTTAAGGAGGGTGCAATTCTTGAAGCAAAGAGGAATGCGCCTGCTGGACACAAGTGA